A region of Candidatus Desulfarcum epimagneticum DNA encodes the following proteins:
- the gltB gene encoding Ferredoxin-dependent glutamate synthase 1 — MDCRQTRKPLKNGSDMTDSKKTHPSFPPARGLYDPQNEHDSCGVAFVADINGKKSRKIVKNGLKILENLMHRGAIGGDMSTGDGAGLLTQVPHGFFQKTCAGLGIDLPPGGEFGVGFAFMPRDKKAFEACAAIVEDQAAEAGLSFLGWRDVPVKTGVIKGQALAERPHMRQFFVKKEGLKDAALERKLYVARRLMEKAADRVKIKKGCFYLPSFSCRTIVYKGLFTAPQLSGFYPDLHDPDFQSAVAVAHQRYSTNTFPSWELAQPFRYMAHNGEINTIRGNLNHIRSREQSLDSALFGADIKKILPVINENGSDSSCLDNTLELLVNAGRSISHSMLMLVPEAWGVKYPMGPDLRGFFEYHAGMMEPWDGPAAVAFSDGAGAGALLDRNGLRPARYTITTNDMIVFASEAGVLDVAPGEIREKGALGPGEILMVDFEKKRVLKNAEVKTRNARKHPYRRWVEENRISLRGFYSDVRDVTPETSTLLFRQRLFGYSREDLHLILAKMARTGQEPVGSMGMDAPLAVFSEKSQLLFNYFKQLFAQVTNPPIDSVREELVMSLMTFIGNPGNILKEIPQNSHLIKLAHPILGNDDLTLIKRLSIKGFSSALIPMFFPRGGDGKDLEAALTRMGDMADEALENGASLLILSDRNPTEDQTPIPSLLAASAMNRHLVDKGARTGAGVIVETGEAREVMHIALLLGYGATTVNPYLAFETVAHMAETGLIPGVRGSADAIEKYIKALCKGLLKIMSKMGISTLRSYRGAQVFQAIGLNRGLVERYFRGTASQIEGIGLDEIARETARRHEDAVRDSRSPSPLLPSGGNYRLRADGERHLWTPESISLLQRSVRENDPGLYEKYAKTVNDQSEKFSTIRGLFRFKKTDPVPVEEVEPASEIVKRFVTGAMSFGSISREAHETIAIAMNRIGGKSNSGEGGEDPARYVPLENGDSRCSAIKQIASGRFGVTAEYLVNASELQIKMAQGAKPGEGGQLPGHKVNDEIARVRHSTPGVTLISPPPHHDIYSIEDLAQLIFDLKNINPSARVSVKLVSENGVGAVAAGVSKAHADLVLISGYDGGTGASPLSSIRHAGAPWELGLAETQQTLMLNGLRSRIRVQVDGRMKTGRDVAVAALLGAEEFGFATSILMTLGCVMMRKCHENTCPAGIATQDPRLRKLFNGKPEYVTRFLTMIAEETRTHMARLGFRTMDEMVGRSDLLEMDRAIDFWKSRGVDLSRTLVNDALSGDSPRRKTESQPDDTRDILDRTLIKRCKKSIQNKKPVTLKTPIRNVNRTTGAMLSGEIVKTHGGDGLPDDAITCRLTGAAGQSFGAFAAKGLTLELHGEANDYLGKGLSGGKIIVNPYPGASFDPCENVIAGNVILYGAVSGEVYIHGKAGQRFAIRNSGAWAVVEGVGDHACEYMTGGRVTILGETGINFAAGMSGGIAYVYDPHQQFDKRCNLDMVDLESVTDPQDEKELKTMIEKHFQHTKSVRAEKILNSWESELPFFTKIFPMEYRKALGKMIREDEETERQEVWHG, encoded by the coding sequence TAAAAAACGGCTCAGACATGACAGATTCAAAAAAAACGCATCCATCTTTTCCCCCGGCCCGGGGGCTGTATGACCCCCAAAACGAGCATGATTCCTGCGGGGTGGCCTTTGTGGCCGATATCAACGGAAAAAAAAGCCGCAAAATCGTCAAAAACGGGTTAAAGATACTTGAAAATCTCATGCACCGGGGGGCCATCGGCGGGGATATGTCCACCGGCGACGGGGCGGGCCTTCTGACCCAGGTTCCCCACGGTTTTTTCCAAAAAACCTGCGCCGGGCTGGGAATCGACCTGCCCCCCGGGGGGGAGTTCGGCGTGGGCTTCGCCTTTATGCCCCGGGACAAAAAAGCCTTTGAGGCGTGCGCGGCCATCGTGGAGGACCAGGCGGCCGAAGCCGGCCTTTCATTTTTGGGATGGCGGGACGTTCCGGTGAAAACCGGCGTCATAAAAGGCCAGGCCCTGGCCGAGCGGCCCCATATGAGGCAGTTTTTTGTGAAAAAAGAGGGCCTCAAAGACGCCGCGCTTGAGCGAAAGCTCTACGTGGCCCGAAGGCTCATGGAAAAAGCCGCCGACCGGGTGAAGATCAAAAAAGGATGTTTTTACCTTCCCAGTTTCTCATGCCGCACCATCGTGTACAAGGGCCTGTTCACCGCGCCCCAGCTCTCCGGGTTTTACCCGGACCTTCACGATCCGGACTTTCAAAGCGCCGTGGCCGTGGCGCATCAGCGCTACAGCACCAACACCTTTCCGTCGTGGGAGCTGGCCCAGCCTTTCCGCTACATGGCCCACAACGGCGAGATCAACACCATCCGGGGCAACCTCAATCACATCCGGTCCCGGGAGCAGTCCCTTGACTCGGCCCTTTTCGGGGCGGACATCAAAAAAATCCTGCCGGTGATCAATGAAAACGGAAGCGACTCGTCGTGCCTGGACAACACCCTGGAGCTTCTGGTCAACGCCGGCCGCTCCATTTCCCACTCCATGCTCATGCTCGTCCCCGAGGCGTGGGGGGTGAAATACCCCATGGGGCCGGATCTGAGGGGATTTTTTGAATACCACGCCGGGATGATGGAGCCCTGGGACGGCCCCGCCGCCGTGGCGTTTTCCGACGGCGCCGGCGCCGGCGCGCTCCTGGACCGAAACGGCCTCCGCCCGGCCCGCTACACCATCACCACAAACGACATGATCGTCTTTGCCTCCGAGGCCGGGGTTCTGGACGTGGCGCCCGGGGAAATCCGGGAAAAAGGGGCGCTGGGGCCCGGAGAGATTCTCATGGTGGACTTTGAGAAAAAACGGGTCCTGAAAAACGCCGAGGTCAAGACCCGGAACGCCCGGAAACATCCCTACCGGAGGTGGGTGGAGGAAAACCGCATCTCCCTGAGGGGATTTTATTCCGATGTCCGCGATGTGACGCCCGAGACCTCCACGCTGCTTTTCCGCCAGAGACTGTTCGGCTACTCAAGGGAAGACCTTCATCTGATCCTGGCCAAAATGGCCCGGACGGGCCAGGAGCCGGTGGGCTCCATGGGAATGGACGCGCCCCTGGCCGTGTTTTCGGAAAAAAGCCAGCTTCTGTTCAACTACTTCAAGCAGCTGTTCGCCCAGGTCACCAATCCCCCCATCGACTCGGTGCGGGAGGAGCTGGTGATGTCGCTGATGACCTTCATCGGAAATCCCGGGAACATTTTAAAAGAGATTCCCCAGAACAGCCACCTGATCAAGCTGGCCCATCCCATCCTGGGCAACGACGATCTCACTTTGATCAAACGCTTGAGCATCAAAGGGTTTTCCAGCGCGCTGATCCCCATGTTCTTTCCCCGGGGGGGCGACGGAAAAGACCTGGAGGCCGCCCTGACCCGAATGGGGGACATGGCCGACGAGGCCCTTGAAAACGGGGCCTCCCTTCTGATCCTTTCCGACCGGAACCCGACCGAAGACCAGACCCCCATCCCGTCTCTCCTGGCCGCCTCAGCCATGAACCGCCACCTGGTGGACAAAGGGGCGAGAACCGGCGCCGGCGTCATTGTGGAGACCGGGGAGGCCCGGGAAGTGATGCACATCGCCCTTCTTTTGGGATACGGGGCCACCACCGTGAACCCCTACCTGGCCTTTGAAACCGTGGCCCACATGGCGGAAACCGGTTTGATTCCCGGGGTCCGGGGCTCGGCCGACGCCATTGAGAAATACATCAAGGCGCTTTGCAAGGGCCTTTTAAAAATTATGTCCAAAATGGGCATCTCCACCCTGAGGAGCTACCGCGGGGCCCAGGTGTTCCAGGCCATCGGGCTCAACCGGGGCCTGGTGGAGCGCTATTTCAGGGGGACCGCGTCCCAGATCGAGGGGATCGGACTGGATGAGATCGCCCGGGAAACCGCCCGGAGGCATGAGGACGCCGTCCGGGACTCGCGCTCCCCGTCCCCCCTTCTTCCCTCCGGCGGGAATTACCGCCTTCGGGCCGACGGAGAGCGGCATCTCTGGACCCCGGAGTCCATCTCCCTTCTCCAGCGCTCGGTGAGGGAAAATGATCCCGGTCTGTACGAAAAGTACGCGAAAACCGTCAACGACCAGTCCGAAAAATTCTCCACCATCCGAGGGCTGTTCCGGTTCAAAAAAACGGACCCCGTTCCCGTTGAGGAGGTGGAGCCGGCCTCTGAAATCGTCAAACGCTTTGTCACCGGGGCCATGTCCTTCGGCTCCATCAGCAGAGAGGCCCACGAGACCATCGCCATCGCCATGAATCGCATCGGCGGAAAAAGCAACAGCGGCGAAGGGGGCGAGGACCCGGCCCGGTATGTTCCGCTTGAAAACGGGGACAGCCGATGCAGCGCCATCAAGCAGATCGCCAGCGGGCGCTTCGGGGTGACCGCCGAGTACCTGGTCAACGCCTCGGAGCTTCAGATCAAAATGGCCCAGGGCGCCAAGCCGGGCGAGGGGGGGCAGCTTCCCGGCCACAAGGTCAACGATGAGATCGCCCGGGTTCGCCACTCCACCCCGGGGGTGACGCTGATCTCGCCGCCGCCCCACCACGACATCTACTCCATCGAGGACCTGGCACAGCTCATTTTCGATTTGAAAAACATCAACCCGAGCGCCCGGGTGTCCGTGAAACTCGTGTCTGAAAACGGGGTGGGCGCCGTGGCCGCCGGGGTGTCCAAGGCCCACGCGGACCTGGTTTTGATCAGCGGCTACGACGGCGGGACCGGGGCGTCTCCCCTGTCCTCCATCCGCCACGCCGGTGCGCCCTGGGAGCTGGGGCTCGCGGAGACCCAGCAGACCCTGATGCTCAACGGGCTCAGAAGCCGGATCCGGGTCCAGGTGGACGGACGGATGAAAACCGGCCGGGACGTGGCCGTGGCCGCGCTCCTGGGCGCCGAGGAGTTCGGTTTCGCCACCTCCATTCTGATGACCCTGGGATGCGTGATGATGCGAAAATGCCACGAAAACACATGCCCCGCGGGCATCGCCACCCAGGACCCCCGGCTTCGGAAACTCTTTAACGGAAAACCCGAGTATGTGACCCGCTTTTTGACCATGATCGCCGAAGAGACCCGGACCCACATGGCCCGGCTGGGGTTTCGGACCATGGACGAGATGGTCGGGCGCTCGGACCTTCTGGAAATGGACCGGGCCATCGACTTCTGGAAATCCCGGGGGGTGGATCTGTCCCGGACCCTGGTCAACGACGCCCTTTCCGGAGACTCTCCCAGGCGAAAAACCGAAAGCCAGCCCGACGACACCCGGGACATCCTGGACCGGACGCTCATCAAACGCTGCAAAAAATCCATTCAAAACAAAAAGCCCGTGACCCTTAAGACGCCCATCCGGAACGTCAACCGGACCACCGGCGCCATGCTTTCGGGCGAGATCGTCAAAACACACGGGGGAGACGGGCTTCCCGACGACGCCATCACCTGCCGGCTCACCGGCGCGGCGGGCCAGAGCTTCGGCGCCTTCGCCGCGAAGGGCCTGACCCTTGAGCTGCATGGCGAGGCCAACGACTACCTGGGCAAGGGCCTTTCAGGGGGAAAAATCATCGTCAACCCCTACCCCGGCGCCTCCTTTGACCCTTGCGAAAACGTCATCGCCGGAAACGTCATCCTTTACGGCGCCGTCTCCGGCGAGGTGTATATCCACGGCAAGGCGGGCCAGCGCTTCGCCATTCGGAACAGCGGCGCCTGGGCCGTGGTGGAGGGCGTGGGGGACCACGCCTGCGAATACATGACCGGGGGACGGGTGACGATCCTGGGGGAGACCGGCATCAACTTCGCCGCCGGAATGAGCGGGGGCATCGCCTATGTCTATGACCCCCATCAGCAGTTTGACAAAAGATGCAATCTGGACATGGTGGACCTGGAGTCGGTGACCGATCCCCAGGATGAGAAAGAGCTGAAAACCATGATTGAAAAACACTTTCAACACACAAAAAGCGTCCGGGCTGAAAAGATTCTCAATTCCTGGGAATCGGAGCTGCCCTTTTTCACGAAAATTTTTCCCATGGAATATCGAAAGGCCCTTGGCAAGATGATCCGGGAAGACGAAGAGACGGAAAGACAAGAGGTGTGGCATGGGTAA
- the gltD gene encoding Glutamate synthase (NADPH) small chain yields MGKPGGIMEYDRKEPSYRPVEERLKDHREVEIKAGENEILEQAARCMDCGVPFCHAYGCPAANHIPELNEFIHRGLWKEALDMLLSTNNFPEFTGRLCPALCESACVGGIHQGPVSVREIELAVIEKAFETGLMKPSPPERRDGTSAAIIGSGPAGLAAADTLNRAGVLVTVFDEADKPGGLLRYGIPDFKMEKRVIDRRVQLMKDEGVIFETGIVAGEDISLKYLLKHFNAVCLACGARAYRDLPIPGRDLDGVHFAMDYLVQQNIKNRGNAIDPSLEIDARGKKVVVIGGGDTGSDCVGTALRQGAQSVTQLEIMPKPPEERPDETPWPMWPQVLRTSHAHKEGGERRWSTATQAFEGEFGQVKKLKCVEVEWTAGEPPVPKEIPGSEFEIEADLVILAMGFTGPGNKPLIQAFNLETDSRGNVKADPHRMTSVDGVFVAGDMTIGQSLIVRAISSGREAAQGVLSYLKKKV; encoded by the coding sequence ATGGGTAAACCAGGCGGAATCATGGAATACGACCGGAAAGAGCCCTCTTACCGGCCGGTGGAGGAGCGCCTGAAAGACCACCGGGAGGTGGAGATCAAAGCCGGCGAAAACGAAATTCTGGAACAGGCGGCCCGGTGCATGGACTGCGGGGTTCCTTTCTGCCACGCTTACGGATGTCCGGCGGCGAACCATATCCCGGAACTCAACGAATTCATCCACCGGGGGCTGTGGAAAGAGGCCCTGGACATGCTGCTTTCCACCAATAATTTTCCCGAGTTCACCGGCCGCCTGTGCCCGGCCCTGTGCGAGTCCGCCTGCGTGGGCGGAATCCACCAGGGCCCGGTGTCCGTCCGGGAGATTGAGCTGGCGGTGATTGAAAAAGCCTTTGAGACCGGTCTGATGAAACCCAGTCCCCCCGAAAGGAGGGACGGAACATCCGCGGCGATCATCGGGTCGGGCCCCGCCGGGCTGGCCGCCGCCGACACCCTGAACCGCGCCGGCGTCCTTGTGACGGTGTTTGACGAGGCCGATAAGCCGGGCGGCCTTCTTCGCTACGGAATCCCGGATTTCAAAATGGAAAAACGGGTCATCGACCGGCGCGTCCAACTGATGAAAGACGAAGGGGTGATCTTTGAGACCGGGATCGTGGCCGGGGAAGACATCTCCTTGAAGTATCTTTTGAAACATTTCAACGCCGTGTGCCTGGCCTGCGGGGCCCGGGCCTACCGGGATCTGCCGATCCCGGGGCGGGACCTGGACGGCGTTCATTTCGCCATGGACTACCTGGTTCAGCAGAACATCAAAAACCGGGGAAACGCCATCGACCCCTCCCTGGAAATAGACGCCCGGGGGAAAAAAGTCGTGGTCATCGGCGGCGGCGACACCGGCTCGGACTGCGTGGGCACGGCCCTGAGGCAGGGGGCCCAGAGCGTGACGCAGCTGGAGATCATGCCCAAACCCCCGGAGGAAAGGCCGGATGAGACCCCCTGGCCCATGTGGCCCCAAGTCTTAAGAACCTCCCACGCTCACAAGGAGGGCGGGGAGCGGCGGTGGTCCACCGCCACCCAGGCGTTTGAGGGAGAGTTCGGGCAGGTGAAAAAGCTCAAATGCGTCGAAGTGGAATGGACGGCCGGCGAGCCCCCGGTCCCCAAAGAGATCCCGGGCTCTGAATTTGAAATCGAGGCGGACCTGGTCATCCTGGCCATGGGATTCACCGGCCCCGGGAACAAACCCCTCATCCAGGCGTTTAACCTGGAGACCGACTCCAGGGGAAATGTCAAGGCAGACCCTCACCGCATGACCAGCGTGGACGGGGTCTTCGTGGCCGGGGACATGACCATCGGGCAGTCTTTGATCGTGCGGGCCATCTCCTCGGGACGCGAGGCGGCCCAGGGGGTTTTGTCTTATCTGAAAAAAAAGGTGTGA
- a CDS encoding Transcriptional regulator, which translates to MFDTPEELLEKIRLGEDTSLELKSVRFKGQRVAEPKREDLADEIAAMANTHDGALVLGVDDKTRDIEGIPLERLEAVERYVYEICNESIKPPVLFLSFRMRLPDKTGVSRPALKVDIPRSLFVHESPGGYFHRQGSSKRKMPPDYLARLFQQRSQARLIRFEEQSVPQSSLDDLSEGLWRKYSARSNEPAETLLLKRNLLSKEESGVVRASVAGVLFCCERPERFLSSAYVEAVRYRGKKRDSNYQMDAQKIRGPLDRQIHQTMAFLKRNQTVMAVKKPHRIEKTQFSERAVFEAVVNAVAHRDYSIFGSKIRFFMFDDRLEIYSPGPLPNTVTLDNIALRQATRNELITSLLAETPVTESIGDVGRGFYMEKRGEGVPIIMDESERLSGKKPVYQLIDNAELLLTVFSATNR; encoded by the coding sequence ATGTTTGACACACCGGAAGAACTGCTGGAAAAAATACGTCTCGGGGAAGACACTTCTCTTGAGCTGAAATCCGTTCGTTTTAAGGGACAGCGGGTCGCGGAGCCGAAGCGCGAAGATTTGGCCGATGAAATCGCGGCGATGGCCAACACCCATGACGGCGCGCTTGTTCTGGGTGTGGACGATAAAACCCGGGACATTGAGGGCATTCCTTTGGAGCGTCTTGAAGCCGTCGAACGTTATGTGTATGAAATCTGCAACGAGAGCATTAAGCCACCGGTTTTGTTTTTATCTTTTCGTATGCGGCTTCCCGATAAAACAGGCGTTTCCCGGCCGGCGCTTAAAGTCGATATCCCGCGCAGTCTGTTTGTTCATGAAAGTCCGGGGGGATATTTTCATCGCCAGGGGAGTTCGAAACGAAAAATGCCGCCGGACTATCTTGCCCGTTTGTTTCAACAGCGCAGCCAGGCCAGGTTGATCAGATTCGAAGAACAGTCGGTTCCCCAATCGAGCCTTGACGATTTGTCCGAGGGCTTGTGGCGCAAATATTCGGCCCGTTCAAATGAGCCGGCCGAGACTTTGCTGCTGAAAAGAAACCTGCTGTCAAAAGAAGAAAGCGGAGTGGTTCGCGCTTCGGTGGCCGGCGTCCTGTTTTGCTGCGAGCGCCCGGAGCGCTTCTTGTCAAGCGCTTATGTGGAAGCCGTTCGCTACCGGGGAAAGAAGCGGGACTCCAATTATCAAATGGACGCTCAAAAAATTCGCGGCCCGCTGGATCGGCAGATTCATCAGACCATGGCGTTTTTAAAAAGAAATCAAACGGTCATGGCCGTAAAGAAACCCCATCGGATTGAAAAAACGCAGTTCAGCGAACGGGCTGTCTTTGAGGCTGTGGTCAACGCTGTGGCGCACCGTGATTATTCAATTTTCGGTTCAAAGATCCGGTTTTTTATGTTTGATGACCGCCTGGAAATTTATTCGCCGGGCCCCCTCCCGAACACAGTGACTTTGGACAACATAGCGCTTCGCCAGGCCACCCGGAATGAGCTGATTACGAGTCTGCTGGCCGAAACGCCGGTGACGGAATCGATTGGCGATGTGGGACGTGGTTTTTATATGGAAAAGCGGGGGGAGGGCGTTCCCATTATCATGGATGAGAGCGAGCGTTTGTCCGGTAAAAAACCGGTCTATCAATTGATTGACAACGCGGAACTCCTGCTGACTGTTTTCTCCGCCACAAACCGTTGA
- a CDS encoding ABC transporter codes for MTEWKWNGSRWWKFDFHAHTPASSDYGKGPNQASLKKREKEEWLLDHMRAGIDCVAITDHNTAAWIDPLKAALERLKRKKTDGFRQLYLFPGMEISVHGGIHLLAIFDPSKSGSDLEALRGAVGYKGAPGESDGVTHKSFAEVVGAIVERGGIAIPAHADKRNGLFTWKGQTLSQALDCDPIFAMEVVNPALQKPQLYNEKNPRWTELLGSDSHHPSGSPGQRYPGSHFTWVKMGVPNIEGLRLALLDGSLSARRSDQESGDPNDHAPLALESMEISRARFLGRSEKFSLGLNPWLNAVIGGRGTGKSTGVEFLRIALRRGDELPPELESDFEKYGRVYSNREDTGLLTEESSIRVIYRKNGDRFRVQWNDSGDLEPIEQESGGEWRPAEGDIRQRFPVRIYSQKQIFQLAKTPLALLGVVDDAPEVNLRSWSEKWDAEQARFLSLRARAREMETGLADEPRFLGELDDVKRKLAVFEEAGHADVLQLFQKRSRQKRTVEAWEESWNAAGDQLRKIASEIVPDHLDKTDFDPDSAEDSGLLCLAAEALSRLEEIRKALEALSSQANEAISRWLTKKVESSWMRGVNASEKAYEDLREKLAGEGAGAPDAYGELVQRRQAVERRLRELEGRRKQVSELKTQADESLRRLLKIRRERTESRRKFLDHVLGENRHIRIEVAPYGSGETAKEEFRRLIQREGGGFEKDVDSLLGKLHANVDGPEDIEKNLADIKDRVRAIISGRSDSNSLFKDQRFAAHIRKLPPEAMDRLELWFPEDSLHVRYSATGDGRGFRSIQQGSPGQKTAALLAFLLSYGEEPLILDQPEDDLDNRLIYDLIVNRLREVKRHRQVIVVTHNANIVVNGDAELVVALSVKGGETRVESQGGLQEKIVRHAVCAVMEGGRKAFEDRYRRIALEDRHV; via the coding sequence ATGACGGAATGGAAATGGAATGGCTCCAGGTGGTGGAAATTTGATTTTCATGCCCACACGCCCGCTTCCAGCGATTACGGAAAAGGCCCGAATCAGGCGAGTCTGAAAAAACGCGAGAAAGAAGAATGGCTGCTGGATCACATGCGCGCGGGCATTGATTGCGTGGCGATTACCGATCATAACACCGCCGCCTGGATTGATCCGCTTAAAGCCGCGTTGGAGCGCCTGAAACGGAAAAAAACCGATGGGTTCCGTCAACTTTATCTGTTCCCGGGAATGGAGATTTCCGTCCATGGCGGAATCCATCTCCTGGCCATATTCGATCCTTCAAAGAGCGGCTCGGACCTTGAGGCCCTTCGCGGGGCTGTGGGGTATAAAGGGGCTCCTGGAGAAAGCGACGGCGTCACACATAAATCGTTCGCAGAGGTCGTCGGCGCAATCGTTGAGAGGGGGGGCATCGCGATTCCCGCCCACGCGGATAAGAGAAATGGTTTGTTTACGTGGAAAGGGCAGACATTGTCTCAGGCGCTGGACTGTGACCCGATCTTCGCCATGGAGGTGGTGAATCCCGCCTTACAAAAACCACAATTATACAATGAAAAAAACCCGCGCTGGACCGAATTGCTGGGATCGGATTCCCATCATCCTTCCGGAAGTCCGGGACAGCGATACCCGGGCAGTCATTTCACCTGGGTCAAGATGGGCGTCCCCAATATCGAGGGACTGCGTCTGGCTCTTCTGGACGGATCTCTTTCCGCGCGGCGCTCCGATCAGGAAAGCGGGGACCCCAATGATCACGCCCCGCTGGCGTTGGAATCCATGGAAATTTCCAGGGCTCGTTTTTTAGGACGATCCGAAAAATTTTCCCTCGGGCTCAATCCCTGGCTGAACGCCGTCATCGGCGGGAGAGGGACAGGCAAGTCAACCGGGGTGGAGTTTCTTCGCATTGCCCTTCGACGCGGGGATGAACTGCCGCCTGAGCTGGAATCGGACTTTGAAAAATACGGCAGGGTCTATTCGAATCGGGAAGACACCGGGCTGCTTACAGAAGAGTCCTCAATCAGGGTGATTTACCGAAAGAACGGCGACCGGTTTCGTGTCCAGTGGAATGATTCCGGAGATCTTGAACCGATTGAACAGGAATCCGGCGGAGAGTGGCGCCCGGCGGAAGGCGACATTCGTCAGCGGTTTCCGGTTCGGATTTACAGCCAGAAGCAGATATTCCAGCTTGCCAAAACGCCGCTTGCATTGCTGGGGGTTGTGGACGACGCGCCGGAGGTGAATCTTCGCTCCTGGTCCGAAAAATGGGACGCGGAGCAAGCCAGATTCCTGTCGCTTCGCGCCAGGGCCAGGGAGATGGAGACCGGTCTTGCCGATGAGCCGCGATTCTTGGGGGAACTGGATGACGTGAAACGAAAACTGGCCGTCTTTGAAGAGGCGGGACATGCCGATGTCCTTCAACTGTTTCAAAAAAGAAGCCGCCAGAAACGAACAGTCGAAGCATGGGAGGAAAGCTGGAACGCCGCCGGGGATCAGCTGCGAAAAATCGCGTCTGAAATTGTTCCGGACCATCTGGATAAAACCGACTTTGATCCTGATTCGGCGGAAGATTCCGGACTGCTGTGTCTGGCCGCCGAGGCGCTCAGCCGTTTAGAAGAAATTCGCAAGGCCCTAGAGGCTCTGTCATCTCAAGCGAATGAAGCGATCTCAAGGTGGTTGACAAAAAAAGTTGAATCCTCCTGGATGCGCGGCGTCAACGCCTCCGAAAAGGCGTACGAAGACTTGCGGGAAAAACTGGCCGGCGAAGGAGCGGGCGCCCCCGACGCTTATGGGGAGCTGGTTCAGCGCCGGCAGGCTGTGGAGCGGCGGCTGAGGGAACTGGAGGGCCGAAGAAAACAAGTTTCAGAGCTGAAGACGCAGGCCGATGAATCTCTTAGGCGATTGCTGAAGATTCGCCGGGAACGGACCGAATCCCGACGAAAATTTCTGGATCATGTTTTGGGTGAAAACCGGCATATCCGGATAGAGGTCGCCCCATACGGTTCCGGAGAAACCGCCAAAGAGGAATTTCGCCGTTTGATTCAAAGAGAAGGCGGCGGATTTGAAAAGGATGTTGATTCCCTGCTTGGAAAACTTCATGCAAACGTGGATGGTCCAGAGGATATCGAAAAGAATCTCGCGGACATCAAGGACAGGGTCAGAGCCATCATATCGGGGCGATCCGATTCAAATTCGTTGTTCAAAGATCAGCGTTTCGCGGCCCATATCAGAAAGCTTCCCCCAGAGGCCATGGACCGCCTTGAGTTGTGGTTTCCGGAGGATTCACTTCACGTCCGGTATAGCGCGACGGGGGATGGGCGGGGCTTTCGGTCCATTCAGCAAGGCTCGCCGGGCCAGAAGACCGCCGCGCTTTTGGCCTTTCTGCTTTCCTACGGCGAAGAGCCCCTGATCCTGGACCAGCCGGAAGATGACCTGGACAACCGCCTTATTTATGATTTGATCGTAAACCGGTTGCGGGAGGTTAAACGCCATAGACAGGTGATCGTGGTCACGCACAACGCAAACATTGTGGTCAACGGCGACGCGGAGCTGGTGGTCGCCCTTTCCGTGAAAGGCGGGGAAACGCGTGTGGAGTCTCAGGGCGGTCTTCAGGAGAAAATCGTTCGCCACGCTGTTTGCGCGGTTATGGAAGGCGGCCGCAAAGCCTTTGAAGATCGTTATCGCCGCATTGCCCTGGAGGACCGCCATGTTTGA
- the moaA gene encoding GTP 3',8-cyclase produces MLTQNLMDARGRRIRYLRVSVTDRCNLRCLYCMPEGLDPKMSHDRILTYEEIARVIRAGRALGVSKIRLTGGEPLVRKGFSGFLKTMAPWEGIEDVSLTTNGVLLKSRVEKIRSAGIRRINVSLDTLDPGKFKRIAGVDAFKEVWDGIQAAHAAGMAPIKINVVPMRGINDDELEDFARLTFDYPFHVRFIEYMPMGAAPLEDGVGVMSGEIRRNLGRIGELIPIEKGKNDGPAKRYAFPGAKGEIGLISPVSRHFCHACDRLRLTASGALRPCLLSDKEVDLKGPMRSGCSGEDLERLFISAVEQKPSRHHLTEAPAEAAPCRMSAIGG; encoded by the coding sequence ATGCTGACCCAGAACCTGATGGACGCCCGCGGCCGGCGGATTCGCTACCTGCGCGTGTCCGTCACCGACCGGTGCAACTTAAGATGCCTGTACTGCATGCCCGAAGGGCTTGACCCCAAAATGTCCCACGACCGCATCCTCACCTATGAGGAGATCGCCCGGGTCATCCGCGCGGGCCGGGCGCTGGGCGTTTCCAAAATTCGGCTCACCGGGGGAGAGCCCCTTGTGCGAAAGGGGTTTTCGGGTTTTTTAAAGACCATGGCGCCCTGGGAGGGGATCGAGGATGTGTCTTTGACCACCAACGGGGTTTTGCTCAAATCCCGCGTGGAAAAGATTCGATCCGCCGGGATTCGGCGGATCAATGTCAGCCTGGACACCCTGGACCCCGGGAAATTCAAACGAATCGCCGGCGTTGACGCTTTCAAAGAGGTGTGGGACGGCATACAGGCCGCCCACGCGGCCGGAATGGCGCCCATTAAGATCAACGTGGTGCCCATGCGCGGAATCAACGACGATGAGCTGGAGGACTTCGCCCGGCTCACCTTTGACTATCCCTTTCATGTCCGTTTTATCGAATACATGCCCATGGGCGCCGCGCCCCTTGAAGACGGGGTCGGCGTCATGTCCGGGGAAATCCGGCGGAATCTCGGACGAATCGGGGAGCTGATCCCCATTGAAAAGGGAAAAAACGACGGCCCGGCGAAGCGATACGCCTTTCCCGGGGCCAAAGGGGAAATCGGCCTCATCAGCCCGGTGAGCCGGCATTTCTGCCACGCCTGCGACCGCCTGAGGCTCACGGCGTCGGGCGCCCTTCGGCCCTGCCTGCTGTCGGACAAAGAGGTGGATTTAAAGGGTCCCATGCGCTCGGGCTGCTCCGGCGAGGACCTGGAAAGGCTTTTTATCTCGGCGGTGGAGCAAAAACCCTCGCGCCACCATTTGACCGAGGCCCCGGCCGAGGCGGCCCCTTGCCGCATGTCCGCCATTGGGGGGTGA